The window GCACGGCCAGTTCGCGTGGGGACAGCTCGCTGTAATCCAGCGCGAGTCCGACGATCTGATCCTGCACCTCAGGCGCGATGCGGTTCCACACCCGGCTCGGCGCGGAGGGCGATCTTCCAGCGCCTCCGGCCCGCCCTCGAGATAGCGGTCATACCAGCGGTAGAAGGTCCGACGGGCGATGCCCAGCTTGTCGAGCGTCCGCTTGGCGGGCAGGTGGGACTGCTCGACGACCCTGATGATCTCAAGCTTCTCGGATGCGGGATACCTCATTCTTCGCCCTCCCCATCCGCGATCATGCTTTTTTTCAGCAGACGGTTTTCGAGCGTCAGGTCCGCAACGCATTCTTTGAGGGCACGGGCCTCGCGGCGCAGATCCTGCACTTCGCCGGTGGTTGCGGCACGAGCAGTATCACCGGCAAGTCGGCGCTTGCCCGCTTCCATGAACTCCTTCGACCAGGTGTAATACAAGCTCTGGGCGATGCCTTCCTTGCGGCAGAGCTCGGCGATGCTGTCTTCACCGCGTAGCCCATCGAGCACGATCCGGATCTTGTCTTCAGCCGAGAAATGACGACAGGTCTGCCGCCGGATGTCCTTCACAACCCGCTCAGCGGGGGGCTTTTTGGGTGCCGATTTTTTCAAGGAGGATTGGGTCTTCATCTTCGTTCCTTCGTCACTACGACGAAGCCCCAACCCTCCTTAAATCACAACCTCAAATCTGTGCCATTGGTGCTGACGAGGGACAGGCGCAAGGAATATGGCGGTCTGAAGACCGACCAGGCTCGGCGCATGAAGGATCTCGAGAAGGAGAATCTCCGGCTCAGGCGTGCGATCTCCGACCTGACGCTCGACAAGTTGATCCTGCAGGAGGCAGCCCGGGGAAACTTCTGAGTCCTGCGCGGCGAAGGCGCTGCATCGATCATGTGCGAACCGAGCTGGCAGTATCCGAACGACGGGTCTGCCGGGTGCTTGGCCAGCATCGATCGACGCAGCGCAAGGTTCCGCACAGGGCCGATGACGAAGATGCGCTCACTGACGACATCGTGGCACTGGCGCGCCAATATGGTCGTTATGGCTATCGCCGGATTTCGGCGTTGTTGCGCGATGCAGGATGGACGGTGAACCGCAAGCGGGTGGAGCGCATCTGGCGCCGCGAAGGGCTCAAGGTGCCGCAGAAACAACCAAAGCGTGGAAGACTCTGGCTCAATGACGGATCGTGCATCCGTCTTCGGCCTGAGTATCCAGGGCACGTGTGGTCCTATGACTTTGTTGAAGGTCGAACCCACGAGGGCCGCAAGTTCCGCATCCTATCGGTCATCGATGAAGCCAGCAGGGAATGTCTGGCATTGCCGGTGGCGCGACGCTTGGTTCGACCGCAAAGGACAGCGGCAGCGGGCGCTTCGTTTACGAGGACGGTGCCATCTTGGGCCGCCGCGTGATCGAGACCACGCAAGCCACCGCTGGCAAGGCGTATGTCGGGAACTTTGAAGAGTGCATGATCGGCATGTGGGGCGGTCTCGATCTCGTTATCGATCCCTACACGAACGGCAGCACCGGCACCGTGAACGTATATGCGTATCAGTTGGCCGACGTGGCCGTCCGGCATCCGGGCGCGTTCACTGTGGTGACTCTGACCGCGTAAAGGAATCCTTCCCGCGCTCACTGACGGAGCCTTCGGGCTTGGGCGCTGGATGGTTCAACGGGAGGCCCGCTTGCTTCGGCAGGCGGGCCTTTTCCGTATCTGTCTGTGAAGTGTGGGGCGGCGCTGGGTCGCGGTGCGCCGCCCCCTGACCGTCGCTTGCGGGGGGCGCTCGCGAGGCCATTGGCAGCCGCATAGGATCATCGGGCAGATTCAGGCAAGCTTTTCCACAGCTTCGATGCGCAAACATTCGCACACTACCTGTTACCCCGTTTGTTACCCCAGCCAATTTATCGACCGAAGAAAGGGGTGCAGCGCAGCATAAGTCTATGAAAATATGGTGACCCCGGCGCGATTCGAACGCGCGGCCCCCAGATTAGGAATCTGGTGCTCTATCCGGCTGAGCTACGGGGTCCCGTGGCTCTCTTAGCATCCACTTCCTTCAATTCAACTTATCCGGCGGGGCCACGGGGAAGGGCAGCGGCGCGACCGGCACGCCCTCCTCGATAAGAGCCTTCGCCTCGGCGAGGCTCGCCTGCCCGTGGATCGGGGCTTCGTCGCGCTCGCCATAATGCATCTTGCGGGTTTCATCGGCGAACTTGTCACCCACCCATGTCGAGTTTCTGAGCGCTTCGACCTGCGCCTTGGCGAGCGCAGCCAGCGCCTTCTGCACCTCTGGCGGCATCGGCGTGTTGGCCATCGGCTGCGCGGCGGCGGGGGCCGGCGCATCGGCGCGGGTGTTGCCCTTGGCAGGCACGGCCGGCGCCATCGGCGCCTTACTCACCTCACCCGAACCGCAGGTCGGGCAGGCCAGCAATCCGCGCGCGTGCTGATCCTCGTAATCGGCCGAGGAGCCGAACCAGCCCTCGAAACGGTGGCCTTGCTGACAGGAGAGGTCGAAAACGATCATGGCAGTCAGGATTTGGGAATTGCGCGGCGATTGGCAAGAGCGGGCACCTGCGCGCGCACTTCGGCAATGCGGGCAAGGTCGATATCGCAGAACGCGAGCCCAGGCGCCTCTCCCCCCATGTCGAGCAGCACTTCGCCCCAGGGATCGACCACGAGGGAATGGCCATAGGTCTCGCGCCCGTCCTCGTGGCGGCCCACCTGCGCTGCGGCGATGACGAAGGCCGAGGCCTCGATCGCGCGGGCGCGCAGCATCACATGCCAGTGCGCTGCGCCCGTGGGACGGGTAAAAGCAGCGGGAACGGCGATTGTCTCGCAGCGCCGGTCGCCCAACTCTCCGAACAGCGCGGGGAACCTCAGGTCGTAGCAGATCGTGAGGCCAAGCCGCCCGACCAGCGTGTCCTCGATCACCACCACCTCTTCACCGGGGCGATAGGCATTGCTCTCGCGCCAGCTTTCGCCGTTTGCGAGATCCACATCGAACATGTGGATCTTGTCGTAGGTGTCGGGTCGCTCGCCGTCGGGTGCGAACACCATCGATCGGTTGGCATTGCGCCCGCCCCCCGCCGCCACCGCCATCGAGCCGAGCGCGATGGTGAGCCCGTGCTCCTCGGCCAGATTGGCGAGCATCGGCACGAAGGGCGAGGCGTCCTGCAACACGATATGCGGCGCGGCGCGCGCGCGGTCGCGATCGAGCAGCAGCGACATTTCGGGGGTGAAGAGCATCTGCGCCCCGCCCTCCACAGCATCAGAGGCGGCGCGCGCGATCGTGTCGAAGTTGCGCCCCGGATCAATCCCGGAGCACATCTGCAAGACTGCGATCCGCGGCATCAGCCGGCCAGAAGCGCGTCGAGCTTGCCCGCAGCCTCCAGCGCGGCGAGATCATCGCTCCCGCCCACGTGCACCTCGCCGATGAAGATCTGCGGCACGGTCATCGCGTGCGGCGCGCGGGCGAGCAATTCCTCGCGCTTCGGCCCGCCCAGCGTGATGTCATATTCGGTGAAGACCGCGCCTTTCTCGGTCAAAAGGCGCTTCGCCCGCACGCAGAAGGGGCAGGCGAACTTGGTGTAGATATCGATCTGTGGGCCAGCCATCATGTCCTCTTGAAAGCGTGCTGCGATAGCCCAGATAAAGCCTGTTGCCGCGTTCCGCCAGTCTCGGGGAACATCTGCGGTGACAGGCGGGTGCTGCATCCGGCAGGCCCGCGCCAGACCAAATTGCTCAGACACGAGGATTTGCAACAATGT is drawn from Erythrobacter sp. and contains these coding sequences:
- a CDS encoding carbon-nitrogen hydrolase family protein produces the protein MPRIAVLQMCSGIDPGRNFDTIARAASDAVEGGAQMLFTPEMSLLLDRDRARAAPHIVLQDASPFVPMLANLAEEHGLTIALGSMAVAAGGGRNANRSMVFAPDGERPDTYDKIHMFDVDLANGESWRESNAYRPGEEVVVIEDTLVGRLGLTICYDLRFPALFGELGDRRCETIAVPAAFTRPTGAAHWHVMLRARAIEASAFVIAAAQVGRHEDGRETYGHSLVVDPWGEVLLDMGGEAPGLAFCDIDLARIAEVRAQVPALANRRAIPKS
- the grxC gene encoding glutaredoxin 3, coding for MAGPQIDIYTKFACPFCVRAKRLLTEKGAVFTEYDITLGGPKREELLARAPHAMTVPQIFIGEVHVGGSDDLAALEAAGKLDALLAG
- a CDS encoding phage major capsid protein — its product is MSGIAGGATLGSTAKDSGSGRFVYEDGAILGRRVIETTQATAGKAYVGNFEECMIGMWGGLDLVIDPYTNGSTGTVNVYAYQLADVAVRHPGAFTVVTLTA
- a CDS encoding DUF1178 family protein, translated to MIVFDLSCQQGHRFEGWFGSSADYEDQHARGLLACPTCGSGEVSKAPMAPAVPAKGNTRADAPAPAAAQPMANTPMPPEVQKALAALAKAQVEALRNSTWVGDKFADETRKMHYGERDEAPIHGQASLAEAKALIEEGVPVAPLPFPVAPPDKLN